The Halorientalis sp. IM1011 genome window below encodes:
- a CDS encoding RNA-binding domain-containing protein, with protein sequence MIYSVDVQITAPVNDTEVTDRVADAIHNLFPDAEIEERPGELLAETHSMEQLSECLHRQEILDAARKRLFENRQGDSFSFDLKKQPAFEGVVTFAVGNPSELGDLHVRVRVEEPSVEEYIDHVAPPTEEGRPVDTDDR encoded by the coding sequence ATGATCTACAGCGTCGACGTCCAGATCACCGCGCCGGTCAACGACACGGAGGTCACCGACCGGGTGGCCGACGCCATTCACAACCTCTTCCCGGACGCCGAGATCGAGGAGCGGCCGGGCGAACTGCTGGCGGAGACCCACAGCATGGAACAGCTCTCGGAGTGTCTCCACAGACAGGAGATCCTCGACGCCGCGCGGAAGCGGTTGTTCGAGAACCGGCAGGGCGACTCCTTCAGCTTCGACCTGAAGAAACAGCCGGCCTTCGAGGGTGTGGTCACCTTCGCCGTGGGCAATCCGAGCGAACTGGGCGACCTCCACGTCCGGGTACGGGTCGAGGAACCGTCGGTCGAGGAGTACATCGACCACGTCGCGCCGCCGACCGAAGAGGGGCGGCCGGTCGACACCGACGACCGATGA
- a CDS encoding nucleoside monophosphate kinase, with the protein MTVIGTVGLPGSGKGEAAEVAREMGVPVVTMGDVIRRECRDRGLDPASHHGEIAQALREENGPAAIAERSLPLIEERLADDDTDTVLVDGLRSDVELEAFRDRFGEDFYLVSIEAPFEVRRERITDRGRDDTDGGESLRERDERELGFGMGAAMERADVTIENTDTLERFRRQVRTVFEDGPEAVR; encoded by the coding sequence ATGACCGTTATCGGGACAGTCGGCCTCCCGGGCAGTGGAAAAGGCGAGGCCGCGGAAGTGGCACGTGAGATGGGCGTGCCGGTCGTGACGATGGGGGACGTGATCCGCCGGGAGTGCCGGGATCGGGGGCTGGATCCGGCCAGTCACCACGGCGAGATCGCCCAGGCGCTCCGCGAGGAGAACGGGCCGGCGGCCATCGCCGAGCGGTCGCTCCCGCTGATCGAGGAGCGACTGGCCGACGACGACACCGACACCGTTCTCGTCGACGGCCTGCGCTCGGACGTGGAACTGGAGGCCTTCCGCGACCGGTTCGGCGAGGACTTCTATCTGGTGAGCATCGAAGCGCCGTTCGAGGTCCGCCGCGAGCGGATCACCGACCGCGGGCGCGACGACACCGACGGCGGCGAGAGCCTGCGGGAACGCGACGAGCGGGAACTCGGGTTCGGCATGGGCGCGGCCATGGAGCGGGCCGACGTGACCATCGAGAACACCGACACGCTCGAACGGTTCCGGAGGCAGGTCCGGACGGTCTTCGAGGACGGGCCGGAGGCGGTACGATGA